A single Ammospiza caudacuta isolate bAmmCau1 chromosome 6, bAmmCau1.pri, whole genome shotgun sequence DNA region contains:
- the E2F8 gene encoding transcription factor E2F8 produces MDLYLPLTVIDKWIVVHPGFNITIVLFIDMQENEHSEPCKNVLKTPLKQASTSQLVLTERQPDCQPLTTPPKPKETPPADPWTPTSNLKMLISAASPEIRSREQRRQLSDSSSEVLQTKHCLQEHLLGDEYEKSQPSRKEKSLGLLCHKFLARYPDYPSPSQKSYICLDEVTEELHVERRRIYDIVNVLESLHMVSRLARNRYVWHGRHNLPQTLQALKKVGEENKYIQQIQMIKRREYEHEFDPDGERNEEMASSFGSTSVNGRKYKSLRVMSQKFVMLFLVSTPQIVSLEVAAKILIGEDQLEDLDKSKFKTKIRRLYDIANVLSSLKLIKKVHVTEERGRKPAFKWTGPEVLPNTQDIKLEATSTTCSPPISESITSKEQCSKALFPSKGKQNFTRHSSLIKLVKSIENDRRKIQSAPTSPVKISASTYQSLPVFPNTIAQFPAITKHQLEGQSKTAEEMQMKCALSSPEAVPKPEPSQQPALSQPLGACPASHSSVSPVILPHPQSGVSYAIYLHPSQAHTVTTYSPGFMLQPLPCASVTGMKSSNSKILNIITTEEGDTQRGPDEPTKSLAAEERPETKSETSSQRCLKRSQALPESNLIKRRKSDEESLDTSLGESTKNEKPPSNSSQTNHEMDNVQEERQNETKTDQNIASCCDQCTKENIPEDEDKIKTKQDIPVAFAIPAPETFFPSGYLIPLTHCTHGTKAECSTKEKAGVCSVQHTAYSSPITGVIPMPASELKTVNIPAFHITPLNIMLSPNSIAAAPVLSNSCLSSSSTSSAPNPSSSALNFMLQHIGLIPAGVQVPASPVLQHVPVSSQSENISHSSGSTNVQEGKFLQPKEPQEPQAVTENFFRTPGGPNTEPALSANSDGTQRTSQGTLYIPQRKLEVSED; encoded by the exons ATGGATCTCTATCTCCCTTTGACTGTTATTGATAAATGGATCGTGGTACACCCGGGCTTTAATATCACCATTGTTCTTTTCATTGATATGCAGGAGAATGAGCATTCTGAGCCATGCAAAAACGTACTGAAAACACCTTTGAAACAAGCGTCTACCTCACAGTTGGTACTGACAGAGAGACAGCCTGACTGTCAGCCTCTAACCACACCCCCAAAACCGAAGGAAACCCCTCCGGCAGATCCATGGACGCCTACTTCCAACCTGAAGATGCTGATTAGTGCAGCCAGTCCTGAGATCAGGAGCAGAGAACAGAGAAGGCAACTGTCAGACAGTTCAAGTGAGGTCCTACAGACAAAACACTGTTTGCAG GAGCACTTATTGGGGGATGAATATGAAAAATCTCAGCCAAGTCGCAAAGAGAAAAGTCTCGGATTACTGTGTCATAAATTCTTAGCTCGGTATCCTGATTACCCCAGCCCTTCACAGAAAAGTTACATTTGCCTTGATGAAGTCACTGAAGAGCTAC ATGTGGAGCGCAGGCGCATCTACGACATCGTGAACGTGCTGGAGAGCCTGCACATGGTGAGCCGCCTGGCCAGGAACAGATACGTCTGGCACGGGCGCCACAACCTCCCCCAGACCCTGCAGGCCCTCAAAAAGGTGGGGGAGGAGAACAAGTACATACAGCAAATACAGATGATCAAGAGAAGAGAGTATGAGCATGAATTCGATCCTGACGGTGAAAGGAATGAAGAAATGGCAAGTTCTTTTGGCTCAA CATCAGTGAATGGCAGGAAATACAAGTCCTTACGAGTGATGAGTCAGAAATTTGTGATGCTGTTTCTTGTATCAACACCTCAAATAGTGAGCCTTGAAGTTGCTGCTAAAATCCTGATTGGAGAAGATCAGTTAGAAGACTTAGATAAAAGCAAGTTTAAAA ccAAAATTAGAAGACTTTATGACATAGCAAATGTTCTCAGCAGCCTTAAGCTTATCAAAAAAGTTCATGTTACAGAGGAGAGAGGTAGAAAACCAGCATTCAAGTGGACAGGACCTGAGGTCTTGCCAAATACTCAGG ataTAAAACTTGAAGCCACTTCTACAACCTGTTCCCCACCTATTTCAGAATCCATCACTTCCAAAGAGCAGTGCTCAAAAGccctttttccttcaaaaggaaagcaaaacttCACTCGGCATTCATCTCTAATAAAATTAGTTAAGAGTATAGAGAATGACAGAAGGAAGATCCAGTCTGCTCCAACCAGCCCAGTTAAAATAAGTGCCA GTACTTATCAAAGTTTACCAGTTTTCCCAAATACAATAGCTCAGTTTCCAGCAATCACTAAACATCAGCTGGAAGGACAATCCAA gacagcagaggagatgCAAATGAAGTGTGCCCTGTCCTCGCCTGAGGCTGTCCCCAAGCCCGAGCCCTCtcagcagccagctctgagccAGCCCCTCGGGGCATgccctgccagccacagctcagtgTCACCAGTCATCCTCCCTCACCCTCAGTCTGGGGTCTCATATGCCATCTATCTGCACCCTTCCCAAGCCCACACGGTGACCACCTACAGCCCCGGCTTcatgctgcagcctctgccctgcGCCAGCGTAACTGGAATGAAGAGTAGTAActcaaaaatattaaacataatAACCACTGAGGAAGGGGACACTCAGAGGGGTCCAGATGAGCCTACAAAGTCCTTGGCAGCTGAAGAAAGACCTgaaacaaaatcagaaacttCATCTCAGCGGTGCCTTAAAAGATCACAAGCACTACCAGAGAGTAATTTAATTAAAAGGCGTAAAAGTGATGAGGAAAGCCTTGATACTTCTTTG GGAGAATCCACTAAGAATGAAAAACCACCTTCCAATAGCTCACAAACTAATCATGAAATGGACAATGTCCAGGAAGAGAGACAGAATGAAACCAAAACAGATCAAAACATCGCAAGTTGCTGTGACCAAtgtacaaaagaaaatattccagaaGATGAagataaaatcaaaacaaaacaagacatACCTGTGGCATTtgccattcctgctcctgag ACTTTTTTTCCATCTGGTTATCTTATTCCTCTGACTCACTGCACCCATGGCACCAAGGCAGAGTGCTCCACCAAAGAGAAGGCTGgggtgtgctctgtgcagcacacaGCCTACAGCTCTCCCATCACTG GTGTCATTCCAATGCCAGCCTCAGAACTGAAGACAGTCAATATTCCTGCTTTTCACATAACACCCTTGAACATAATGCTGTCACCAAATTCCATAGCTGCTGCACCTGTACTGAGCAACTCGTGCCTCAGTTCGAGCAGTACCAGCTCTGCCCCAAACCCAAGCTCTTCAGCTCTCAACTTTATGCTGCAGCACATAGGACTGATACCTGCTGGTGTGCAAGTTCCTGCAAGCCCCGTTCTACAGCACGTGCCAGTCTCTTCCCAATCAGAAAATAtcagccacagctcagggagCACAAATGTGCAAGAAGGGAAG TTCCTCCAGCCAAAGGAGCCTCAGGAGCCTCAGGCAGTCACAGAGAACTTTTTCCGCACACCAGGAGGGCCAAACACAGAACCTGCACTATCTGCAAACTCAGATGGCACCCAGAGAACCTCTCAAGGAACTTTATATATTCCTCAACGAAAACTTGAAGTTTCAGAAGACTAA